The Lycium barbarum isolate Lr01 chromosome 10, ASM1917538v2, whole genome shotgun sequence genome includes a region encoding these proteins:
- the LOC132614143 gene encoding pentatricopeptide repeat-containing protein At4g39952, mitochondrial, with the protein MFTTKLNYLHHQISTFLSNNGTSITLKTLLQSHAFIITTGHTNNVYIAAKLISLYSNKHLISSRKVFDFITFKDPFLWNSIIKAYFSNGYYTESLECYSNMRVCNYLPNQFTIPMVVSAIAELGLIENGKKIHGLVSKLNLFHDNTAVGSSLVYMYSKFGFLGYASDVFDEMPQRDVVSWTAIIKGYVENGESGKGLEYLCLMCKNGEVRPNFRTLEGGFQACGNLGALVEGKCLHGLAMKYGFGCYQVVQSSVLSMYSKCGSVEETYRSFCEIDEKDLFSWTLMISVFAKYDCIGECVDMFLKMQDSGISPDGMVISCVLSGLGNAMRIFEAKAFHGFILRRKYDVDDMVCNALLAMYCKLRLWNLAEKIFDGGNGQNTEAWNMMVVGYFKAGLEAKCINLFREMKHLGIESNINCLISAISAFSRLEEFHLGQSLHCHVIKNVMLGNVSVANSLIDMYGKSKDLISSRRVFCMMTDKDVVTWNTMMTSYISCGKITEAFSLFDEMRAENYKPNVATLVILLSASSQVSSLEKGEKVHEYIKEVGFGKNTLLATALTDMYAKCGQLKKSREIFDSMEKKDIVSWNVLISGYAMYGEANYALEMFKKMEQTEIKPNELTFLAVLSACAHAGLVEQGKSIFRRMKDYSLMPTLKHYSCMADLLGRSGNLDDAETLVLSMPIAPDAAIWGSLLSSCKIHSQVEKGIRIAKHAIESDPENDGYYIAISDLYSSVGMWEDVEMVRAIMKERKVRKEVGWSTV; encoded by the coding sequence ATGTTCACAACTAAACTGAATTATCTTCACCATCAAATCAGTACATTTCTCTCCAACAATGGAACCTCAATAACcctcaaaacccttcttcaatcCCATGCCTTCATAATCACAACTGGCCATACTAACAATGTTTACATAGCAGCAAAACTTATATCTCTTTACTCTAACAAACACCTCATTTCTTCAAGAAAAGTGTTTGATTTCATCACTTTTAAAGACCCTTTTCTTTGGAATTCAATTATCAAAGCTTATTTTTCCAATGGGTATTACACAGAATCACTTGAGTGTTACTCAAATATGAGGGTTTGTAATTATTTGCCTAATCAGTTTACTATACCAATGGTTGTTTCTGCTATTGCTGAACTTGGGTTGATTGAAAATGGAAAAAAGATTCATGGGTTAGTCTCAAAATTGAATCTTTTTCATGATAATACTGCTGTTGGATCATCTTTAGTTTATATGTATTCGAAATTCGGGTTTTTGGGGTATGCTTCTGatgtgtttgatgaaatgcctcaAAGAGATGTGGTTTCTTGGACTGCAATTATTAAAGGGTATGTAGAGAATGGGGAGAGTGGAAAAGGGTTGGAGTATCTTTGTTTGATGTGTAAGAATGGTGAAGTTAGGCCGAATTTTCGGACGTTGGAGGGTGGATTTCAAGCTTGTGGAAATTTGGGTGCATTGGTTGAAGGTAAGTGTTTACATGGGCTAGCAATGAAATATGGTTTTGGCTGTTATCAAGTAGTTCAGTCTTCTGTTTTGTCAATGTACTCGAAATGTGGTTCGGTTGAAGAAACGTATCGTTCGTTTTGTGAGATTGATGAGAAGGATTTGTTTTCTTGGACGCTGATGATTTCTGTTTTTGCAAAATATGACTGTATAGGCGAATGTGTTGATATGTTCTTGAAAATGCAGGATAGTGGGATATCCCCAGATGGGATGGTAATTAGTTGTGTGCTTTCTGGTCTAGGCAATGCCATGAGGATTTTTGAAGCTAAGGCTTTCCATGGATTCATCTTGAGAAGAAAATATGACGTTGATGACATGGTCTGTAACGCGTTATTGGCCATGTATTGTAAGCTTAGACTCTGGAATTTAGCGGAAAAGATATTTGATGGAGGAAATGGACAAAACACAGAGGCTTGGAACATGATGGTGGTTGGCTATTTCAAGGCAGGATTAGAAGCCAAGTGCATTAATTTATTTAGAGAAATGAAACACTTAGGGATCGAATCTAATATCAATTGCTTGATATCAGCAATTTCTGCTTTCTCTCGGTTGGAAGAATTCCATTTAGGTCAATCTCTGCATTGTCATGTTATAAAAAATGTCATGCTTGGAAATGTTTCTGTTGCCAATTCTCTAATAGATATGTATGGTAAAAGTAAGGATCTGATTTCATCCCGGAGAGTCTTTTGTATGATGACCGATAAGGATGTTGTTACGTGGAACACAATGATGACTTCGTATATTAGTTGTGGAAAAATTACAGAGGCCTTTAGCCTTTTTGATGAAATGAGAGCAGAAAATTACAAGCCTAATGTTGCAACATTGGTGATTTTGCTATCTGCTTCTTCTCAAGTATCTTCCCTGGAGAAAGGAGAGAAAGTTCATGAATACATCAAGGAAGTTGGGTTCGGAAAGAATACTTTGCTTGCTACTGCTTTGACTGATATGTACGCGAAATGTGGACAGCTAAAAAAGTCCAGAGAAATATTTGATTCAATGGAAAAGAAAGATATTGTTTCTTGGAACGTACTGATCTCAGGCTATGCTATGTATGGAGAAGCAAATTATGCTTTAGAAATGTTCAAAAAGATGGAACAGACGGAAATTAAGCCAAATGAACTGACTTTTCTTGCTGTGCTCTCGGCTTGTGCTCATGCAGGGTTGGTTGAACAAGGAAAGTCCATATTTAGAAGAATGAAAGATTATTCCTTGATGCCCACATTGAAGCACTATTCTTGCATGGCTGATCTGCTAGGTCGTTCTGGTAATCTGGATGATGCTGAAACTTTGGTTTTGTCCATGCCAATTGCTCCAGATGCAGCTATCTGGGGTTCTTTACTAAGCTCTTGTAAAATTCACAGTCAGGTTGAGAAGGGTATAAGAATTGCAAAACATGCTATTGAATCTGACCCGGAAAATGATGGATACTATATAGCAATCTCAGACCTATATAGTTCTGTAGGAATGTGGGAAGACGTAGAAATGGTGAGGGCAATAATGAAGGAGCGGAAAGTGAGGAAAGAAGTTGGTTGGAGTACAGTATAA